In Aegilops tauschii subsp. strangulata cultivar AL8/78 chromosome 3, Aet v6.0, whole genome shotgun sequence, one genomic interval encodes:
- the LOC109762614 gene encoding probable serine/threonine-protein kinase SIS8 isoform X2, translating into MDETPTSSGRSEATSCEPSWWPPDFLEKIESVALAREQEVLAEKESQFSLSNSRSSSWKASQLLWSTGTYSGFIPNGFYSIIPDKKLKESFPTIPSLTDLQSLEADGLKPEIIVVDAEKDKKIFMLKQLSGALVKGLNNPALVIKKIAGLVFDCFKGQSSDASPGRASTEDTHFFGNRGPQLLGQIRHGSCRPRAILFKVLADAVGLESKLVVGLPDDGAVGFVDSYKHMSVVVPLNSMELLVDLMRFPGQLIPFSAKAIFISHISAAGESDSAENDSCDSPLEPNSPLYGLSDKVEAEGIEASSNLSGRSLRNTMLRSRTFSEGKLSTSCSEPNIANAFWRRSQRRGVAEEPRGASSSPEHPLMRAKGRSILGDRQSFQEYTDRVTLRSDDQGVTTTPNPRRIRRRSISITPEIGDDIVRAVRAMNETLKQNRLQRDHVNDGSCSYIGADESNANDCPNNDDKSGTNNGLRNRAGSTQKAMSLPTSPHDYGGEISETSNNCDFISEEKMVFAWNRVLQSSPFNKPLSPFQEWNIDFSELTIGTRVGIGFFGEVFRGIWNGTDVAIKVFLEQDLTTENMEDFCNEIYILSRLRHPNVILFLGACMVPPHLSMVTEYMEMGSLYYLIHMSGHKKKLSWRRRLKIIRDICRWCTQLLKGRCLKFQKGLLAS; encoded by the exons ATGGATGAAACACCAACTAGTTCTGGGCGATCTGAAGCTACTTCATGTGAACCTAGTTGGTGGCCGCCAGACTTTTTGGAGAAGATAGAATCTGTCGCCTTAGCAAGAGAACAAGAAGTTTTGGCTGAAAAAGAATCGCAATTCAGTCTGTCAAATTCAAGGTCCTCATCCTGGAAGGCTTCTCAGTTACTGTGGTCAACTGGAACTTATTCAGGGTTTATTCCTAATGGTTTCTATTCGATCATCCCG GATAAAAAGCTGAAGGAGAGTTTCCCAACAATACCATCACTAACTGACCTTCAAAGTCTTGAAGCAGATGGGCTTAAGCCTGAAATAATTGTTGTGGATGCTGAAAAGGATAAGAAGATTTTCATGTTGAAGCAGCTTAGTGGCGCACTTGTGAAAGGATTGAACAATCCAGCTCTAGTGATAAAGAAGATAGCAGGTTTG GTTTTTGACTGCTTCAAGGGCCAAAGCTCTGATGCAAGTCCAGGAAGAGCTTCAACCGAAGatactcacttctttggaaatagaGGACCACAACTTCTTGGGCAGATAAGGCATGGATCATGCCGACCCCGAGCTATCCTATTTAAAGTTCTTGCAGATGCTGTTGGCCTTGAGAGTAAACTTGTTGTG GGTCTACCTGATGACGGTGCAGTTGGATTTGTGGACTCCTACAAACATATGTCTGTGGTAGTTCCGCTGAATTCTATGGAGCTACTAGTTGACCTTATGCGATTTCCCGGCCAGTTGATTCCTTTTTCAGCCAAGGCCATCTTTATATCACATATCTCTGCTGCGGGTGAGAGTGATTCAGCTGAAAATGACTCGTGTGATTCTCCCCTGGAGCCCAACAGTCCTCTATATGGATTATCTGATAAAGTTGAAGCTGAAGG AATCGAAGCTTCATCAAATCTATCTGGGCGTTCATTGCGTAATACAATGTTGAGATCGAGAACATTCTCAGAGGGGAAATTAAG CACATCATGTAGTGAGCCAAACATCGCAAATGCCTTCTGGAGGCGAAGCCAGAGGAGAGGAGTTGCTGAAGAACCTCGTGGTGCTAGCTCAAG TCCTGAGCATCCGTTAATGAGGGCCAAGGGAAGATCCATACTTGGTGACCGGCAATCATTTCAAGAATACACCGATAGAGTTACTTTAAG ATCAGATGATCAGGGTGTCACTACTACACCTAACCCTCGAAGAATAAGGCGAAGAAGCATTAGCATCACACCTGAGATTGGAGATGACATTGTGAG GGCAGTTCGGGCTATGAATGAAACACTAAAGCAGAATCGCCTCCAAAGGGATCATGTTAATGATGGTTCATGTTCATATATTGGGGCGGACGAAAGCAATGCAAACGACTGCCCAAATAAT GATGATAAATCTGGGACGAACAATGGCTTGAGAAACCGAGCTGGTTCTACTCAGAAGGCTATGTCATTGCCTACTTCTCCTCATGACTATGGGGGCGAAATTTCTGAAACAAGCAATAATTGTGATTTTATAAGCGAAGAGAAGATGGTATTTGCATGGAACAGGGTTTTGCAAAGCTCTCCTTTTAATAAGCCTCTATCGCCTTTCCAAGAGTGGAACATAGATTTCTCTGAGCTTACAATTGGTACACGGGTTGGAATAG GATTCTTTGGAGAGGTTTTCCGTGGTATATGGAATGGCACTGATGTCGCCATCAAAGTATTTCTGGAGCAGGATCTGACGACTGAAAACATGGAAGATTTTTGCAATGAGATATACATCCTGAG CCGGCTGCGGCATCCAAATG TAATATTGTTCCTTGGGGCATGCATGGTACCTCCGCACCTGTCAATGGTTACTGAATATATGGAAATGGGATCACTGTACTATCTCATCCATATGAGTGGTCACAAAAAGAAACTCAGCTGGCGCAGGAGGCTGAAAATTATTCGTGATATATGCAG GTGGTGTACGCAGTTACTGAAGGGTCGCTGCTTGAAATTCCAGAAGGGCCTCTTGGCAAGTTAA
- the LOC109762614 gene encoding probable serine/threonine-protein kinase SIS8 isoform X1 — MDETPTSSGRSEATSCEPSWWPPDFLEKIESVALAREQEVLAEKESQFSLSNSRSSSWKASQLLWSTGTYSGFIPNGFYSIIPDKKLKESFPTIPSLTDLQSLEADGLKPEIIVVDAEKDKKIFMLKQLSGALVKGLNNPALVIKKIAGLVFDCFKGQSSDASPGRASTEDTHFFGNRGPQLLGQIRHGSCRPRAILFKVLADAVGLESKLVVGLPDDGAVGFVDSYKHMSVVVPLNSMELLVDLMRFPGQLIPFSAKAIFISHISAAGESDSAENDSCDSPLEPNSPLYGLSDKVEAEGIEASSNLSGRSLRNTMLRSRTFSEGKLSTSCSEPNIANAFWRRSQRRGVAEEPRGASSSPEHPLMRAKGRSILGDRQSFQEYTDRVTLRSDDQGVTTTPNPRRIRRRSISITPEIGDDIVRAVRAMNETLKQNRLQRDHVNDGSCSYIGADESNANDCPNNDDKSGTNNGLRNRAGSTQKAMSLPTSPHDYGGEISETSNNCDFISEEKMVFAWNRVLQSSPFNKPLSPFQEWNIDFSELTIGTRVGIGFFGEVFRGIWNGTDVAIKVFLEQDLTTENMEDFCNEIYILSRLRHPNVILFLGACMVPPHLSMVTEYMEMGSLYYLIHMSGHKKKLSWRRRLKIIRDICRGLMCIHRMKIVHRDLKSANCLVNKYWTVKICDFGLSRAITDSPMTDNSSAGTPEWMAPELIRNEPFSEKCDIFSLGVIMWELCTLSRPWDGIGPVKVVYAVTEGSLLEIPEGPLGKLIADCWAEPQDRPSCQEILARLLDCEYADS; from the exons ATGGATGAAACACCAACTAGTTCTGGGCGATCTGAAGCTACTTCATGTGAACCTAGTTGGTGGCCGCCAGACTTTTTGGAGAAGATAGAATCTGTCGCCTTAGCAAGAGAACAAGAAGTTTTGGCTGAAAAAGAATCGCAATTCAGTCTGTCAAATTCAAGGTCCTCATCCTGGAAGGCTTCTCAGTTACTGTGGTCAACTGGAACTTATTCAGGGTTTATTCCTAATGGTTTCTATTCGATCATCCCG GATAAAAAGCTGAAGGAGAGTTTCCCAACAATACCATCACTAACTGACCTTCAAAGTCTTGAAGCAGATGGGCTTAAGCCTGAAATAATTGTTGTGGATGCTGAAAAGGATAAGAAGATTTTCATGTTGAAGCAGCTTAGTGGCGCACTTGTGAAAGGATTGAACAATCCAGCTCTAGTGATAAAGAAGATAGCAGGTTTG GTTTTTGACTGCTTCAAGGGCCAAAGCTCTGATGCAAGTCCAGGAAGAGCTTCAACCGAAGatactcacttctttggaaatagaGGACCACAACTTCTTGGGCAGATAAGGCATGGATCATGCCGACCCCGAGCTATCCTATTTAAAGTTCTTGCAGATGCTGTTGGCCTTGAGAGTAAACTTGTTGTG GGTCTACCTGATGACGGTGCAGTTGGATTTGTGGACTCCTACAAACATATGTCTGTGGTAGTTCCGCTGAATTCTATGGAGCTACTAGTTGACCTTATGCGATTTCCCGGCCAGTTGATTCCTTTTTCAGCCAAGGCCATCTTTATATCACATATCTCTGCTGCGGGTGAGAGTGATTCAGCTGAAAATGACTCGTGTGATTCTCCCCTGGAGCCCAACAGTCCTCTATATGGATTATCTGATAAAGTTGAAGCTGAAGG AATCGAAGCTTCATCAAATCTATCTGGGCGTTCATTGCGTAATACAATGTTGAGATCGAGAACATTCTCAGAGGGGAAATTAAG CACATCATGTAGTGAGCCAAACATCGCAAATGCCTTCTGGAGGCGAAGCCAGAGGAGAGGAGTTGCTGAAGAACCTCGTGGTGCTAGCTCAAG TCCTGAGCATCCGTTAATGAGGGCCAAGGGAAGATCCATACTTGGTGACCGGCAATCATTTCAAGAATACACCGATAGAGTTACTTTAAG ATCAGATGATCAGGGTGTCACTACTACACCTAACCCTCGAAGAATAAGGCGAAGAAGCATTAGCATCACACCTGAGATTGGAGATGACATTGTGAG GGCAGTTCGGGCTATGAATGAAACACTAAAGCAGAATCGCCTCCAAAGGGATCATGTTAATGATGGTTCATGTTCATATATTGGGGCGGACGAAAGCAATGCAAACGACTGCCCAAATAAT GATGATAAATCTGGGACGAACAATGGCTTGAGAAACCGAGCTGGTTCTACTCAGAAGGCTATGTCATTGCCTACTTCTCCTCATGACTATGGGGGCGAAATTTCTGAAACAAGCAATAATTGTGATTTTATAAGCGAAGAGAAGATGGTATTTGCATGGAACAGGGTTTTGCAAAGCTCTCCTTTTAATAAGCCTCTATCGCCTTTCCAAGAGTGGAACATAGATTTCTCTGAGCTTACAATTGGTACACGGGTTGGAATAG GATTCTTTGGAGAGGTTTTCCGTGGTATATGGAATGGCACTGATGTCGCCATCAAAGTATTTCTGGAGCAGGATCTGACGACTGAAAACATGGAAGATTTTTGCAATGAGATATACATCCTGAG CCGGCTGCGGCATCCAAATG TAATATTGTTCCTTGGGGCATGCATGGTACCTCCGCACCTGTCAATGGTTACTGAATATATGGAAATGGGATCACTGTACTATCTCATCCATATGAGTGGTCACAAAAAGAAACTCAGCTGGCGCAGGAGGCTGAAAATTATTCGTGATATATGCAG GGGATTGATGTGCATACACCGCATGAAGATAGTTCACAGGGACCTGAAAAGTGCGAACTGTCTGGTGAACAAGTATTGGACTGTCAAGATATGTGACTTTGGCCTTTCTCGAGCAATAACAGATAGTCCTATGACTGATAACTCCTCTGCTGGCACACCAGAATGGATGGCCCCTGAGCTCATTAGGAACGAACCCTTCTCAGAAAAATGTGACATTTTCAGCCTTGGTGTGATAATGTGGGAGCTGTGCACATTGAGCCGCCCATGGGATGGGATCGGCCCAGTTAAA GTGGTGTACGCAGTTACTGAAGGGTCGCTGCTTGAAATTCCAGAAGGGCCTCTTGGCAAGTTAATTGCAG ATTGCTGGGCGGAGCCCCAGGATCGGCCGAGCTGCCAGGAGATCCTCGCTCGCTTGCTGGACTGCGAGTACGCTGATAGCTGA